Within Crassostrea angulata isolate pt1a10 chromosome 2, ASM2561291v2, whole genome shotgun sequence, the genomic segment ttcacattttttatatcaactGCATGCagttctataaaaaaaacaaacactttAAGCAATTATGAATAGAATTTTGTCACAAAACTGAACATTAAGCTATTAAAAACCTCACTTCAACATACACATTCTGtgaattccttattttatgcgagtacGTAATTTTGCGATCCCGTCTTTTTAGTTCAAATCGCGGGAATTTAAAATCACGACACTGAATTTTTATCTTAATCCTTTAGTACTCAACTCACATATAAAACAAGCGAGATTTAAAATATGCTTGCGTTTATTTAGAAATACACAGTAATTGATTGGTCGGAAAGAGAATCATTTAGATAAAAGACATCAGCAATTATAATTAGACAGAGTATCCAAACACTTCAACTTCGCATAGAGTGAGAAACTCGGTGGTTATGGAGATCTTTACGAATCTCCCCTGTGGTAATGTCGGACAGTCGATGACCACCAGCTGTGACAGAGTACCGGGACCAGCAAAGAAACCACAGGAAGTGTTGACATCTGACTCTGTCACCCCTACAGTGACGGTAACATTCCGCAGCCGGTTTGACACATCTATGCAAAAACAGTCCACAtatattattgtgaaattgtaAACTAATAATACAGAAGACTGcataaattccatttttttctttgtatattttggttttttttctccttgCTAAAAGTAAAATAGTAAGAGATAAAGAGGTTTTTCCCGTTTTATTTTCACGGATGTGATCAAAGCTGTACTACACTACTCTACTTTGGTTTATGATGTCGTTACTTGTAGACTATACCGGTACTTCGTTGTACAGTGTTACTTTGTACCCTTACCTTCTCCCCACTTGTCCATTCCTCTATTGAATATTCTGACAGATGTGATGGAATACACAGCTTTCAGATCCACCAGCCACCACGGATTTGTGTCTCCACCCTCGGTGCTGGAACACTTGTCTACGGCATGGTCTGTACCGTTGTTGCCATCAACTGCCAAATTGGCAGAGTAAGTCAGTCCAGCTTCTGTCCATGTAAGCGTTGATGATTGTGTTGCAGGCTTATGCAACGCAAGGTTGGAAACAACTGTcaacaatattacaaaaaatgcagatatatattgataatttaaaGGAAATACAATAGATTGAccgttaatataaaaaaatcaacggcTTTGATAAGTGTTTCTCAAAAGTACTAAAAAAATGAGGAccttgttgttttaaagtgtaattTTGAATATGATGTAGAACTGACTAACAAATATTAACGAAGAAAAGAGAGATTTTAGCAATGATCaacttgaaaatattataaatttagcttttaaaacatttatcagatatataatcaaaaacaatgtaattagacaataatttcaaaaacatgtatacatgGCTTATTACTCAACACTAAGATTGTGTGATAAAAGCAACAAGAACACATTATCTTATTATTTTAGAGTTTAATGTtaaaggaattaaaaataagGCAAACATTCCATTTTATTAAAACAGTAAATGTATTGGAATCGGTTTAAAGTAAGATGCAAataattccaaagaaaaaaaaattcccgttatattaaaataagtatAACCAGATAATGGAGTCTGCATTTGCTTGTTCATATTTAGTTATTAATCACTAGACTtggacccgtgcgtgcacgggttgacattgcatatgatatctgATATTTACTAAATAGAAACAtcaacacaccgtattgttgacatttacataaccaagcttcaAGCCTACACTAATGTTATTATTTCattacactctgcttagtt encodes:
- the LOC128172810 gene encoding uncharacterized protein LOC128172810, with the protein product MVHLLIGKYLNEVTFTTVLLCVVSLYEGVTSTVVPGERYRGPVVRVLEIIGQQQCVRECRHRPKLCRGVNYRKEDLLCELVSSIDKTETNPGCVRIELNQTVNVPEMNQECLACSSDDQCVTLSSQKVHCIRVVSNLALHKPATQSSTLTWTEAGLTYSANLAVDGNNGTDHAVDKCSSTEGGDTNPWWLVDLKAVYSITSVRIFNRGMDKWGEDVSNRLRNVTVTVGVTESDVNTSCGFFAGPGTLSQLVVIDCPTLPQGRFVKISITTEFLTLCEVEVFGYSV